In Nocardioides faecalis, the following proteins share a genomic window:
- a CDS encoding ArsA family ATPase, whose translation MRIILFTGKGGVGKSTVAAGTAALSAAGGHRTLVISTDAAHSLADAYGLGAVRPLEPTEVAPNLYLQQVDAQQRFEQSWADVQRYLLSVLDAVGMDPVAAEEMTVIPGAEEVLALLELRQHARRGGWDVIVIDCAPTAETLRLLALPEALGWYLERLLPIQRRLVRALRPLLDRAAGVPMPGDDVFDAITRLHDELDDVHDLLCGPGASVRLVLTPEQVVLAEARRAYTSLSLFGYRVDAVVANRVFPAADGDPWRAGWVRAQQAVLAEVQQSFAGLPVLTAPYQSAEPVGVEALGALAAELYDATDPLAEPVGQGPFRVTRSQGAGAVIHLSLPFVTREDVDLARNGDELVLTVGSYRRLLTLPAGLARLRVVGARVADGELQVRFAEQPDQPDHRPDRQKKDAR comes from the coding sequence GTGCGGATCATCCTGTTCACCGGCAAGGGAGGCGTCGGCAAGTCGACCGTCGCCGCCGGCACGGCGGCGCTGAGCGCCGCCGGCGGCCACCGCACGCTGGTCATCTCCACCGACGCCGCGCACTCGTTGGCCGACGCCTACGGCCTCGGCGCCGTACGCCCGCTCGAGCCGACCGAGGTCGCGCCGAACCTCTACCTGCAGCAGGTCGACGCCCAGCAGCGCTTCGAGCAGTCCTGGGCCGACGTGCAGCGCTACCTGCTCTCCGTGCTCGACGCGGTGGGCATGGACCCGGTGGCCGCCGAGGAGATGACGGTCATCCCGGGCGCCGAGGAGGTGCTCGCGCTGCTGGAGCTGCGCCAGCACGCCCGCCGGGGCGGGTGGGACGTCATCGTCATCGACTGCGCCCCTACCGCCGAGACGCTGCGCCTGCTCGCGCTGCCGGAGGCACTGGGCTGGTACCTGGAGCGGCTCCTGCCGATCCAGCGTCGGCTGGTGCGGGCGCTGCGGCCGCTGCTCGACCGCGCCGCCGGCGTGCCGATGCCCGGTGACGACGTGTTCGACGCGATCACCCGGCTGCACGACGAGCTCGACGACGTGCACGACCTGCTCTGCGGCCCCGGCGCGAGCGTCCGCCTGGTGCTCACCCCCGAGCAGGTGGTCCTCGCCGAGGCCCGCCGGGCCTACACCAGCCTCTCCCTCTTCGGCTACCGCGTCGACGCGGTCGTCGCCAACCGGGTCTTTCCCGCGGCGGACGGCGACCCCTGGCGCGCCGGCTGGGTGCGCGCCCAGCAGGCGGTCCTCGCCGAGGTGCAGCAGTCCTTCGCCGGCCTGCCGGTGCTCACCGCGCCCTACCAGTCCGCCGAGCCCGTCGGCGTGGAGGCGCTCGGCGCCCTGGCCGCCGAGCTGTACGACGCCACGGACCCCCTCGCCGAGCCCGTCGGGCAGGGGCCGTTCCGGGTCACCCGGTCGCAGGGTGCGGGCGCCGTGATCCACCTCAGCCTGCCGTTCGTGACCCGTGAGGACGTCGACCTGGCGCGCAACGGCGACGAGCTGGTGCTCACCGTCGGCTCCTACCGCCGGCTGCTCACCCTGCCCGCCGGCCTGGCCCGGCTGCGCGTCGTCGGGGCCCGGGTCGCCGACGGCGAGCTGCAGGTGCGCTTCGCCGAGCAGCCGGACCAGCCGGACCACCGGCCTGACCGCCAGAAGAAGGACGCGCGATGA
- a CDS encoding type II secretion system F family protein, which produces MLLLVAFLMFLLAIAAVGAGLAREQPQGLQRALEALERSGLAGQEMAQEADRPFADRVLEPMQTRALTLGRRITGADKAERIRRKLDFAGNPRGWSVDRVVSLKVMAAVVLPVCFGVYGLLLGFSPTWLVLLVLGGAVVGFFAPDIYLYQCAAKRADKIKRTLADAVDLLTISVEAGLGFDAALQQVARNTDGPLAEEFSRVLREMQLGMGRAEALRALGARSNVDDLHTFVGAMVQADAFGIPVGQVLRVQSSEIRVKRRQYAEEKAQQVPVKIMIPLILCILPCLFVVVMGPAVLSAIDSFSGAG; this is translated from the coding sequence ATGCTGCTCCTCGTCGCGTTCTTGATGTTCCTGCTCGCCATCGCCGCGGTCGGCGCCGGTCTCGCCAGGGAGCAGCCGCAGGGCTTGCAGCGCGCTCTCGAGGCGCTGGAGCGTTCCGGCCTCGCCGGCCAGGAGATGGCCCAGGAGGCGGACCGTCCCTTCGCCGACCGCGTGCTGGAGCCGATGCAGACCCGCGCGTTGACCCTCGGCCGCCGGATCACCGGGGCGGACAAGGCGGAGCGGATCCGGCGCAAGCTGGACTTCGCCGGCAACCCCCGTGGTTGGTCGGTGGACCGGGTGGTCTCGCTGAAGGTCATGGCCGCGGTGGTGCTCCCGGTCTGCTTCGGCGTCTACGGCCTGCTGCTGGGCTTCAGCCCCACCTGGCTGGTGCTGCTGGTGCTCGGCGGGGCCGTCGTCGGATTCTTCGCCCCCGACATCTACCTGTACCAGTGCGCGGCGAAGCGGGCCGACAAGATCAAGCGCACGCTGGCCGACGCCGTCGACCTGCTCACCATCAGCGTGGAGGCGGGCCTCGGCTTCGACGCCGCCCTGCAGCAGGTGGCGCGCAACACCGACGGCCCGTTGGCCGAGGAGTTCTCCCGGGTGCTGCGGGAGATGCAGCTGGGCATGGGCCGCGCCGAGGCGCTGCGCGCGCTGGGTGCGCGCAGCAACGTCGACGACCTGCACACCTTCGTCGGCGCCATGGTGCAGGCCGACGCCTTCGGCATCCCGGTCGGCCAGGTGTTGCGGGTGCAGTCCTCGGAGATCCGGGTCAAACGGCGGCAGTACGCCGAGGAGAAGGCGCAACAGGTGCCGGTGAAGATCATGATCCCGCTGATCCTGTGCATCCTGCCGTGCCTGTTCGTCGTCGTCATGGGGCCGGCGGTGCTCTCCGCCATCGACAGCTTCTCCGGCGCAGGCTGA
- a CDS encoding type II secretion system F family protein encodes MSPGARRRRVEGSQTWARLAGLLVAVLAVLLLPAGAASAADGSIAYVEAGEDGLRILVDVPPGTQADLTGVQVTLDGKELAATAESTRQGTAVRRTTVLAIDTSRSMRGKGRFAAAQAAAAAYLRTVPPDVAVGIVTFDSDVEVALEPTEDRAAAQAVLEGLGLSRDTLLYDGLTAAVRSAGNVGQRTVLVLSDGADTGSRASLEDVTALVEESETRVHVVGLDLPADQLAALRSIATTGKGEVITSTGDALARTFAAQAAAVADQVLVTAPLPEAFAASVANVVVTLPTATEPVVARALAPVEVAAAGSSAATGTPDLAIDGGWVAPAWLLWVGLGVLAVGLVTVAVLLVPPPPAPLSIADRVTAYSRYGAGPAGAARESDEKAAEPMLEQAKAAAAGVLDRNHGLNDRLTRRLAAAGSEFKPSEWLLVHVGVVLAGGVLGLLLGGGSIVVGLIFVLVGAALPPLYLRTVAGRRRKAFDNALPEVLQLLSGALSAGLSLAQAVDTVVREGPEPIASEFKRVLVEARIGVALEDAFEGVAERFNSRDFAWAVMAIRIQRQVGGNLAELLTTVAATMRERQFLRRHVRALSAEGRMSAMILCSLPPVFALYLLLTNPAFLEPLYRDPRGIVISVAGVAWLAIGVFWMSRMVKVDV; translated from the coding sequence ATGTCGCCGGGTGCCCGGCGACGCCGGGTCGAGGGCTCGCAAACGTGGGCACGGCTCGCGGGGCTGCTGGTGGCGGTCCTCGCGGTGCTGTTGCTGCCCGCCGGTGCCGCGAGCGCTGCCGACGGTTCGATCGCGTACGTCGAGGCGGGCGAGGACGGCCTGCGGATCCTGGTCGACGTGCCCCCCGGCACCCAGGCCGACCTGACCGGGGTGCAGGTCACCCTGGACGGCAAGGAGCTCGCTGCCACCGCCGAGAGCACCCGCCAGGGCACGGCCGTCCGGCGCACCACCGTGCTGGCCATCGACACCAGTCGCTCGATGCGGGGCAAGGGGCGCTTCGCGGCCGCCCAGGCGGCCGCGGCGGCCTACCTGCGCACCGTGCCGCCGGACGTCGCCGTCGGCATCGTCACCTTCGACTCCGACGTCGAGGTGGCGCTGGAGCCCACCGAGGACCGCGCAGCGGCGCAGGCCGTGCTCGAGGGTCTCGGCCTGAGCCGGGACACCCTGCTGTACGACGGCCTCACCGCCGCCGTACGCAGCGCCGGCAACGTCGGGCAGCGCACCGTCCTGGTGCTCTCCGACGGCGCGGACACCGGCAGCCGAGCGAGCCTCGAGGACGTCACCGCCCTGGTCGAGGAGAGCGAGACCCGGGTCCACGTCGTCGGCCTCGACCTGCCCGCCGACCAGCTCGCCGCACTGCGCAGCATCGCGACGACCGGCAAGGGCGAGGTGATCACCTCCACCGGCGACGCGCTGGCCCGTACGTTCGCCGCGCAGGCGGCCGCGGTCGCCGATCAGGTGCTGGTCACGGCTCCCCTGCCCGAGGCCTTCGCGGCGAGCGTCGCCAACGTCGTCGTCACGCTGCCCACCGCCACCGAGCCCGTGGTGGCCCGGGCGCTGGCGCCGGTCGAGGTCGCGGCCGCGGGCAGCAGCGCGGCGACGGGCACGCCCGACCTCGCCATCGACGGCGGCTGGGTGGCGCCCGCCTGGTTGCTGTGGGTCGGGCTGGGCGTGCTGGCCGTCGGCCTGGTCACGGTGGCCGTCCTGCTCGTGCCGCCGCCGCCCGCGCCGCTCAGCATCGCGGACCGGGTCACGGCGTACAGCCGCTACGGCGCCGGACCCGCGGGGGCGGCTCGGGAGTCGGACGAGAAGGCCGCGGAGCCGATGCTGGAGCAGGCCAAGGCCGCGGCCGCCGGTGTCCTTGATCGCAACCATGGCCTCAACGACCGGCTGACCCGTCGCCTCGCCGCCGCCGGCAGCGAGTTCAAGCCCTCGGAGTGGCTGCTGGTCCACGTCGGCGTGGTGCTCGCCGGCGGTGTGCTCGGCCTGCTGCTGGGCGGCGGCAGCATCGTGGTCGGTCTCATCTTCGTGCTCGTCGGCGCGGCGCTGCCGCCGCTGTACCTCCGGACCGTCGCTGGTCGGCGGCGCAAGGCCTTCGACAACGCGCTGCCGGAGGTGCTGCAGCTGCTCTCCGGCGCGCTGAGCGCCGGTCTCTCGCTGGCCCAGGCCGTGGACACGGTGGTCCGGGAGGGTCCGGAGCCCATCGCCTCGGAGTTCAAGCGGGTGCTGGTCGAGGCCCGGATCGGCGTGGCACTGGAGGACGCGTTCGAGGGTGTGGCGGAGCGGTTCAACAGCCGTGACTTCGCCTGGGCCGTCATGGCGATCCGGATCCAGCGGCAGGTCGGCGGCAACCTAGCCGAGCTGCTGACCACGGTGGCCGCCACCATGCGGGAGCGGCAGTTCCTGCGCCGGCACGTGCGGGCGCTGTCGGCCGAGGGCCGGATGTCGGCGATGATCCTGTGCTCGCTGCCGCCGGTGTTCGCGCTCTACCTGCTGCTGACCAACCCGGCGTTCCTGGAGCCGCTCTACCGCGATCCCCGCGGCATCGTGATCAGCGTGGCGGGGGTCGCCTGGCTGGCGATCGGGGTGTTCTGGATGTCGCGCATGGTGAAGGTGGACGTCTGA
- a CDS encoding AAA family ATPase, with product MPVLVEQDPTTVEELLVAMPPGSHAVGTAERGLAWLDQHTDEYVLVLGSTVPLDMALGTAEQLRIQRPTVSVVLVRETFDTDVLTRAMQAGVRDVVVADEPKALTGAVERAHQLYQALRGPGGAKQVGRVVTVFSPKGGVGKTTSSVNLALALTDRGARKVCLVDLDLAFGDVAITMQLFPTHSIEQAVGAEDSIDLGMLEGLLTRAEDSLMVLAAPAHPDVRERVTPLLISRILRHLRDGFDYVVVDTSPSFDDATLTALDETDECVIIATLDVPTLKNVKVALETMDMLNIARGHRHLLLNRADEEVGISVDKVESILGMPVSAQVATAVDIAASTNAGTPIVSTKPGHAASVAFSQLAASVTGEPVAAPLVPAQQSEQQGRSRGLFRRGRN from the coding sequence ATGCCGGTTCTCGTAGAGCAGGATCCGACCACCGTCGAGGAGCTGCTGGTCGCGATGCCGCCAGGCTCGCACGCCGTGGGCACCGCTGAGCGCGGCCTGGCCTGGCTGGACCAGCACACCGACGAGTACGTGCTCGTCCTCGGCTCCACTGTCCCCCTCGACATGGCGCTCGGGACCGCCGAGCAGCTGCGCATCCAACGCCCCACCGTCAGCGTGGTGCTGGTGCGCGAGACGTTCGACACCGACGTGCTGACCCGCGCGATGCAGGCCGGGGTGCGCGACGTGGTCGTCGCCGACGAGCCGAAGGCGCTGACCGGCGCCGTGGAGCGCGCTCACCAGCTCTACCAGGCACTGCGCGGACCCGGCGGGGCCAAGCAGGTCGGCCGTGTGGTCACCGTCTTCTCCCCCAAGGGCGGCGTCGGCAAGACCACCTCCTCGGTCAACCTGGCGCTGGCGCTGACCGACCGGGGCGCCCGCAAGGTCTGCCTGGTCGACCTGGACCTGGCGTTCGGCGACGTCGCCATCACGATGCAGCTGTTCCCGACGCACTCGATCGAGCAGGCCGTGGGTGCGGAGGACTCGATCGACCTCGGCATGCTCGAGGGCCTGCTCACCCGCGCCGAGGACTCCCTCATGGTCCTGGCCGCGCCGGCGCACCCCGACGTGCGGGAGCGGGTCACCCCGCTGCTGATCTCCCGGATCCTGCGGCACCTGCGCGACGGGTTCGACTACGTGGTCGTCGACACCTCACCGTCCTTCGACGACGCCACCCTCACCGCGCTCGACGAGACCGACGAGTGCGTCATCATCGCCACCCTCGACGTGCCGACGTTGAAGAACGTCAAGGTCGCACTGGAGACGATGGACATGCTCAACATCGCCCGCGGTCACCGCCACCTGCTCCTCAACCGGGCCGACGAGGAGGTCGGGATCAGCGTGGACAAGGTGGAGAGCATCCTCGGCATGCCCGTCTCGGCGCAGGTCGCCACCGCCGTCGACATCGCGGCCTCCACCAATGCCGGCACGCCGATCGTCTCGACCAAGCCCGGCCACGCGGCGAGCGTCGCGTTCAGCCAGCTGGCCGCCTCGGTCACGGGTGAGCCCGTGGCCGCACCCCTCGTCCCCGCCCAGCAGAGCGAGCAGCAGGGCAGGTCTCGCGGGCTCTTCCGCCGCGGGAGGAACTGA
- a CDS encoding ROK family glucokinase: protein MSARPEPTAGELTCGIDIGGTKIAGAVVDAEGRILVEEQVESPATDPTALEATVASLVARLCAGLSVKAVGVGAAGYIAADRSTVLFAPNIAWRNEPLGADLSRLTGLPVLVENDANAAAWAEARFGAGRGVADQLMVTVGTGVGGGIVTGGRLLRGAHGIGAEIGHLCLVPDGRLCGCGNHGCLEQYGSGSALVADTREAAAASSLLARALLQRAGGDPAAITGPMITAAAQEGDRFAIAQLARLGGWLGRGLASLAAVLDPALIVVGGGVSTAGDLLLEPMRTTFEAELTGRGFRPAAQFRLAELGVRAGVIGAADLART from the coding sequence ATGAGCGCCCGGCCGGAGCCGACCGCCGGTGAGCTGACCTGCGGCATCGACATCGGCGGCACCAAGATCGCCGGTGCCGTCGTCGACGCCGAAGGGCGGATCCTGGTGGAGGAGCAGGTCGAGTCCCCGGCCACCGACCCCACCGCGCTCGAGGCGACCGTCGCGTCCCTGGTCGCCCGGCTCTGCGCGGGCCTTTCGGTCAAGGCGGTCGGGGTCGGCGCCGCCGGCTACATCGCCGCCGACCGCTCCACCGTGCTGTTCGCGCCCAACATCGCCTGGCGCAACGAGCCGCTCGGGGCCGACCTGAGCCGACTGACGGGTCTGCCGGTCCTGGTCGAGAACGACGCCAACGCCGCCGCGTGGGCCGAGGCCCGGTTCGGGGCCGGCCGTGGTGTCGCCGACCAGCTCATGGTCACCGTCGGCACCGGCGTCGGCGGAGGGATCGTGACCGGCGGCCGGCTGCTGCGCGGCGCGCACGGCATCGGCGCCGAGATCGGGCACCTGTGCCTGGTGCCCGACGGGAGGCTCTGCGGGTGCGGGAACCACGGCTGCCTGGAGCAGTACGGCAGCGGCTCGGCGCTGGTGGCCGACACCCGTGAGGCGGCCGCCGCCAGCTCGCTGCTGGCCCGGGCCCTGCTGCAGCGCGCCGGCGGCGACCCCGCCGCGATCACCGGACCGATGATCACCGCCGCCGCCCAGGAGGGCGACCGGTTCGCCATCGCGCAGCTGGCGCGGCTCGGGGGCTGGCTGGGCCGTGGCCTCGCCTCGCTGGCAGCGGTGCTGGACCCGGCGCTCATCGTGGTCGGCGGCGGCGTCAGCACCGCCGGCGACCTGCTGCTGGAGCCGATGCGCACCACCTTCGAGGCCGAGCTGACCGGCCGCGGGTTCCGCCCCGCCGCACAGTTCCGGCTGGCCGAGCTCGGGGTGCGGGCCGGCGTCATCGGCGCCGCCGACCTCGCCCGTACCTGA
- a CDS encoding AMP-dependent synthetase/ligase has protein sequence MREYTNPQTITIPTTGNLTDDVVRNAERTPDRPQFARPDEEGGWVDVSCAEFLAEVSALAKGLLAAGIEAGDRVGLLSRTRYEWTLFDYAIWFAGAVSVPIYETSSADQIAWILSDSGARALVVEDADHLARVEPLRADLPALEHVWTITDGAVTALTASGAGVGDAELEERRTTAGPDDLATLIYTSGTTGKPKGCMLTHGNFGFELGVAVEELERLFDTEGSSTLLFLPLAHVFARIIEVGTIKAGTRVGHSADIKNLLPQLATFQPTFVLAVPRVFEKVFNTASQRATADGKGRIFDRAAEVAIAYSRALDGGRVPLRIRAQHALFSRLVYAKLRTALGGSCEYAVSGGAPLGERLGHFYRGIGVNVLEGYGLTETTAALTVNLPDAQKIGTVGRPLPGTSVRVADDGELLFRGGQVFTGYWNNPKATAEAIDADGWFHTGDVGEIDDEGFVRITGRKKEILVTAGGKNVAPAVLEDRVRASALVSQCLVVGDGQPFIGALITIDEEAFSAWAEQRGKRGSVADLIDDPDLRAEIQAAVDDANKTVSKAESIRKFTILPHDWTEDEGHVTASLKLKRHVVMRDYVEEITNLYS, from the coding sequence GTGCGCGAGTACACCAACCCGCAGACGATCACGATCCCGACCACCGGCAACCTGACCGACGACGTGGTCAGGAACGCCGAGCGGACCCCCGACCGACCGCAGTTCGCCCGCCCCGACGAGGAGGGCGGCTGGGTCGACGTGTCCTGCGCCGAGTTCCTCGCCGAGGTCTCGGCGCTGGCGAAGGGGCTCCTCGCCGCCGGGATCGAGGCCGGTGACCGGGTCGGGCTGCTCAGCCGGACACGTTACGAGTGGACGCTCTTCGACTACGCCATCTGGTTCGCCGGCGCGGTCAGCGTGCCGATCTACGAGACGTCGTCGGCCGACCAGATCGCCTGGATCCTCTCCGACTCCGGCGCCCGTGCCCTGGTCGTGGAGGACGCGGACCACCTGGCCCGGGTCGAGCCGCTGCGCGCCGACCTGCCCGCGCTCGAGCACGTCTGGACGATCACCGACGGCGCCGTCACGGCGCTCACCGCCTCCGGTGCCGGCGTGGGGGACGCCGAGCTGGAGGAACGTCGTACGACGGCCGGGCCGGACGACCTGGCCACGCTGATCTACACCTCGGGCACGACGGGCAAGCCCAAGGGCTGCATGCTCACCCACGGCAACTTCGGGTTCGAGCTGGGTGTAGCCGTGGAGGAGCTGGAGCGGCTCTTCGACACCGAGGGCTCCTCGACGCTGCTGTTCCTGCCGCTGGCCCACGTCTTCGCCCGGATCATCGAGGTCGGCACGATCAAGGCGGGCACCCGGGTCGGGCACAGCGCCGACATCAAGAACCTGCTGCCGCAGCTGGCTACCTTCCAGCCGACCTTCGTGCTCGCGGTGCCGCGCGTGTTCGAGAAGGTCTTCAACACCGCCTCCCAGCGGGCCACGGCGGACGGCAAGGGCCGGATCTTCGACCGAGCGGCCGAGGTCGCGATCGCCTACTCGCGTGCCCTGGACGGCGGCCGGGTGCCGTTGCGGATCCGCGCGCAGCACGCCCTGTTCTCCCGCCTCGTGTACGCCAAGCTGCGCACCGCGCTGGGCGGCAGCTGCGAGTACGCCGTGTCCGGCGGTGCTCCGCTGGGCGAGCGGCTCGGCCACTTCTACCGCGGCATCGGGGTCAACGTCCTCGAGGGCTACGGCCTGACCGAGACCACCGCCGCGCTGACCGTGAACCTGCCCGACGCGCAGAAGATCGGCACCGTGGGACGTCCGCTGCCGGGCACCTCGGTGCGGGTGGCCGACGACGGTGAGCTGCTCTTCCGCGGCGGCCAGGTGTTCACCGGCTACTGGAACAACCCCAAGGCGACCGCGGAGGCCATCGACGCCGACGGCTGGTTCCACACCGGTGACGTCGGGGAGATCGACGACGAGGGCTTCGTGCGGATCACGGGCCGCAAGAAGGAGATCCTGGTGACGGCGGGAGGGAAGAACGTCGCCCCGGCCGTCCTGGAGGACCGGGTCCGGGCGTCCGCACTGGTCAGCCAGTGCCTGGTCGTCGGCGACGGCCAGCCCTTCATCGGCGCGCTGATCACCATCGACGAGGAGGCGTTCTCCGCGTGGGCCGAGCAGCGCGGCAAGCGCGGATCGGTCGCCGACCTCATCGACGACCCTGACCTGCGCGCGGAGATCCAGGCCGCCGTCGACGACGCCAACAAGACGGTCTCCAAGGCCGAGTCCATCCGCAAGTTCACGATCCTGCCCCACGACTGGACCGAGGACGAGGGCCACGTCACCGCCAGCCTGAAGCTGAAGCGGCACGTGGTCATGCGGGACTACGTCGAAGAGATCACCAACCTCTACTCCTGA
- a CDS encoding SRPBCC family protein: protein MAEQTSSSIVVDAPAAAVMAAIADFEAYPQWAKGVTVAEVRSTFPADGPERGRAREVFFALDVSPIKDEYTLAYQWDGDRQVTWTLVEGKMLKALDGAYVLRETGAGTEVTYRLALDVSIPLIGMLKRKGEKILIDTALKGLKKRVESGA from the coding sequence ATGGCAGAACAGACGTCCTCGTCGATCGTCGTCGACGCCCCTGCTGCAGCGGTGATGGCTGCCATCGCCGACTTCGAGGCCTACCCCCAGTGGGCCAAGGGTGTGACGGTGGCCGAGGTGCGCTCCACCTTCCCCGCGGACGGTCCCGAGCGCGGCCGGGCCCGCGAGGTGTTCTTCGCCCTCGACGTCTCTCCGATCAAGGACGAGTACACGCTGGCCTACCAGTGGGACGGCGACCGGCAGGTCACCTGGACCCTGGTCGAGGGCAAGATGCTCAAGGCGCTCGACGGTGCCTACGTGCTGCGGGAGACGGGCGCGGGCACCGAGGTCACCTACCGCCTGGCGCTCGACGTCTCCATCCCGCTGATCGGGATGCTCAAGCGCAAGGGCGAGAAGATCCTGATCGACACAGCGCTCAAGGGGCTGAAGAAGCGCGTCGAGTCCGGCGCCTGA
- the cpaB gene encoding Flp pilus assembly protein CpaB, with protein MDRRRLMLVLAAVIAAIGVGLVFVFARGAESRAAERYETTKIVTVAAGKTVLPGESIKSALDTGKLAETDVPRAQVLADALRGADLTDLDDKVALTTLYAGEQLLSTKFGGVGDTVDVATLPLPSGMIAKPESFDLPVGSFILPGSQLAVFLTTDASAPTCLLVDRVSVISVGAQTTTPETSEPAEAGSAPALHLAVTQKQFEQIEDGKTRGELSVALLNSASEVKLDKSGPCAAIRNAR; from the coding sequence GTGGATCGTCGCAGGTTGATGCTGGTGCTGGCCGCGGTGATCGCCGCGATCGGAGTCGGACTGGTCTTCGTGTTCGCCCGGGGCGCCGAGAGCCGCGCGGCCGAGAGGTATGAGACCACCAAGATCGTGACCGTCGCGGCCGGCAAGACCGTGCTGCCCGGCGAGAGCATCAAGTCCGCCCTCGACACCGGCAAGCTCGCCGAGACCGACGTGCCGCGGGCCCAGGTCCTCGCCGACGCGCTGCGGGGCGCGGACCTCACGGACCTCGACGACAAGGTCGCGCTCACCACGCTGTACGCCGGCGAGCAGCTGCTGTCCACGAAGTTCGGCGGCGTCGGCGACACCGTCGACGTGGCGACCCTGCCGCTGCCGAGCGGGATGATCGCCAAGCCGGAGTCGTTCGACCTGCCTGTCGGCTCCTTCATCCTCCCCGGTTCACAGCTCGCGGTGTTCCTGACCACCGACGCCAGCGCCCCGACCTGCCTGCTCGTCGACCGGGTGTCGGTGATCTCCGTCGGCGCCCAGACGACCACCCCGGAGACCTCCGAGCCGGCCGAGGCGGGCAGCGCCCCGGCCCTGCACCTCGCGGTCACCCAGAAGCAGTTCGAGCAGATCGAGGACGGCAAGACCCGCGGAGAGCTGTCCGTGGCCCTGCTGAACTCGGCGAGCGAGGTCAAGCTCGACAAGAGCGGGCCCTGCGCAGCGATCCGCAACGCACGGTAG
- a CDS encoding CpaF family protein — translation MASLSDRLAAARREAAAAQDKQAADQSGSEQAAAQAPVSTTPEPAPAAGSAPGPLSARTAVAASEGRPGARRSMAAQEADRIEELKSSVHAELLKQLGPHLYDAEMDQEELDQRVRSVLSEVLAAQDRPLSAADRSRVTQEITDDILGYGPIDPYLRDPEVSEVMVNGHDSVWLELNGRLVKAEAHFSDEAHLRRTIDKIVSRIGRRVDESSPMVDARLPDGSRVNAIVPPLAVDGSALTIRKFSADPLTVQDLINFGSLTPQTADFLDACIRGRLNVIVSGGTGAGKTTTLNVLSSFIPSDERIVTIEDAAELQLKQDHVVRLESRPSNIEGKGEVSIRDLVRNSLRMRPDRVVVGEVRDASALDMLQAMNTGHDGSICTLHSNGPRDTLARMETMVLMAGMDLPIRAIREQIASAVDLIVHQTRFKDGSRRITHITEVERMEGDIITLQDIFVFDNSAGFDENGRVLGRLRPTGLRPTFVEKLAQSNVAVDPTLFRTERI, via the coding sequence ATGGCCAGCCTCTCCGATCGTCTCGCCGCGGCCCGCCGCGAGGCCGCGGCCGCACAGGACAAGCAGGCGGCCGACCAGTCCGGCAGCGAGCAGGCGGCCGCCCAGGCCCCGGTGAGCACCACCCCGGAGCCCGCCCCCGCCGCCGGCAGCGCCCCGGGACCGCTCTCGGCCCGCACCGCGGTCGCCGCGTCCGAGGGACGCCCCGGTGCCCGGCGAAGCATGGCCGCCCAGGAGGCCGACCGGATCGAGGAGCTGAAGTCCAGCGTGCACGCCGAGCTGCTCAAGCAGCTCGGGCCGCACCTCTACGACGCCGAGATGGACCAAGAAGAGCTGGACCAGCGCGTTCGCTCGGTGCTCTCGGAGGTCCTCGCAGCCCAGGACCGGCCGCTCAGCGCGGCCGACCGCAGCCGGGTGACGCAGGAGATCACCGACGACATCCTCGGCTACGGCCCGATCGACCCGTACCTGCGTGACCCCGAGGTCTCCGAGGTGATGGTCAACGGGCACGACAGCGTGTGGCTGGAGCTCAACGGCCGCCTGGTCAAGGCCGAGGCGCACTTCAGCGACGAGGCGCACCTGCGGCGCACCATCGACAAGATCGTCTCCCGCATCGGCCGCCGCGTCGACGAGTCCTCCCCCATGGTCGACGCCCGGCTCCCCGACGGCAGCCGGGTGAACGCGATCGTGCCGCCGCTGGCCGTCGACGGATCGGCGCTGACGATCCGCAAGTTCTCCGCCGACCCGCTCACCGTGCAGGACCTGATCAACTTCGGCTCCCTGACCCCGCAGACCGCCGACTTCCTCGACGCCTGCATCCGGGGCCGGCTGAACGTGATCGTCTCGGGCGGCACAGGTGCCGGCAAGACGACGACGCTGAACGTGCTGTCGTCGTTCATCCCCAGCGACGAGCGGATCGTCACGATCGAGGACGCGGCGGAGCTGCAGCTCAAGCAGGACCACGTGGTGCGCCTGGAGTCGCGCCCCTCCAACATCGAGGGCAAGGGCGAGGTCAGCATCCGCGACCTGGTCCGCAACAGCCTGCGCATGCGCCCCGACCGGGTCGTCGTCGGCGAGGTCCGCGACGCCTCCGCGCTCGACATGCTGCAGGCGATGAACACCGGGCACGACGGATCGATCTGCACCCTGCACTCCAACGGCCCGCGGGACACGCTGGCCCGCATGGAGACGATGGTGCTGATGGCCGGCATGGACCTGCCGATCCGCGCCATCCGCGAGCAGATCGCCTCGGCCGTGGACCTGATCGTGCACCAGACCCGGTTCAAGGACGGGTCGCGCCGGATCACCCACATCACCGAGGTGGAGCGGATGGAGGGCGACATCATCACCCTCCAGGACATCTTCGTCTTCGACAACTCCGCCGGGTTCGACGAGAACGGCCGCGTCCTCGGCCGGCTGCGCCCGACCGGGCTGCGGCCCACGTTCGTGGAGAAGCTGGCCCAGTCCAACGTGGCCGTGGACCCGACGCTCTTCCGAACGGAACGCATCTGA